A single window of Gemmatimonadales bacterium DNA harbors:
- a CDS encoding MATE family efflux transporter, producing MLRPTRADIRSLLALATPIATVQVGLMFMGVVDTAMVGRFSAEALAATGAANIWFFMVTTIGMGCIAALAPVIAQAYGAHDDLGVTRGVQRGFVIAVLVTVVAALAYLTLEPILRLTGQAEEIIPLAGGYMRWTLPGVFPYFGFMVLREMLQAQGILRPLLVAIVAANLLNALVNWVLIFGHFGFPALGVTGAAVATTVSRWAMFLGLALLVRVHLVPRIRPWRAESWHWQPLRRMLMIGLPVGFQILFEYGVFGGVGLLMGRISAQALAGHQIALNMAAVAFMVPLGIGSAAAVMVGRAIGAGRPDDARRGAVAALIIGVSFMALTALVFVTFPVSLSGLYTNDAAVLTIAATLLPLAGLFQVFDGTQAVALGALRGAGDTRVPVLINLFGYYLIGLPVSLWLGFRQGLGPPGLWWGLVVGLMVVAVVLVVRVKIRLGRVLTRVVIDAPGH from the coding sequence ATGCTGCGTCCGACCAGGGCCGACATCCGGTCCTTGCTCGCCCTCGCGACACCAATTGCCACGGTGCAGGTCGGCCTCATGTTCATGGGCGTCGTCGACACCGCCATGGTGGGCCGCTTCTCGGCTGAGGCGCTGGCAGCCACGGGGGCGGCCAACATCTGGTTTTTCATGGTGACCACGATCGGGATGGGGTGTATTGCCGCCCTGGCCCCCGTGATCGCCCAGGCCTACGGCGCCCACGATGACCTCGGCGTGACCCGGGGCGTCCAGCGCGGCTTCGTGATCGCGGTGCTCGTCACCGTGGTGGCGGCGCTCGCCTACCTGACCCTCGAGCCGATCTTGCGCTTGACGGGCCAGGCGGAGGAGATCATCCCGCTTGCCGGCGGGTACATGCGCTGGACGCTTCCGGGGGTGTTCCCGTACTTCGGCTTCATGGTCCTGCGCGAGATGCTGCAGGCGCAGGGCATTCTTCGGCCGCTGCTGGTTGCCATTGTCGCCGCCAACCTGCTCAACGCCCTGGTCAACTGGGTTCTCATCTTCGGGCATTTCGGGTTTCCGGCACTGGGCGTCACCGGCGCGGCCGTGGCGACAACCGTCAGCCGGTGGGCCATGTTTTTGGGGTTGGCCTTGCTGGTTCGGGTCCACCTGGTTCCGCGGATCCGTCCCTGGCGGGCCGAGTCCTGGCACTGGCAGCCGCTCCGCCGGATGCTCATGATCGGACTGCCGGTTGGCTTCCAGATCCTCTTCGAGTATGGGGTCTTCGGCGGCGTGGGCCTGCTGATGGGGCGGATCAGTGCCCAGGCACTGGCGGGCCACCAGATCGCCCTCAACATGGCCGCCGTCGCCTTCATGGTGCCGCTCGGCATTGGGTCGGCGGCCGCCGTCATGGTCGGTCGGGCCATCGGCGCTGGTCGACCGGACGACGCCCGGCGCGGAGCCGTGGCGGCCCTGATCATCGGGGTGTCGTTCATGGCGCTGACGGCGCTGGTTTTCGTCACCTTTCCGGTGTCACTCTCGGGACTCTACACCAACGATGCCGCCGTCCTGACCATCGCGGCGACGCTGCTGCCCCTGGCTGGGCTGTTCCAGGTCTTCGATGGCACCCAGGCGGTCGCTCTGGGAGCCCTTCGGGGAGCAGGAGACACCCGGGTTCCTGTACTGATCAACTTGTTTGGTTACTATCTAATAGGGCTGCCGGTGAGTCTCTGGCTGGGGTTCCGGCAGGGGCTGGGTCCCCCGGGTCTCTGGTGGGGCTTGGTCGTGGGGTTGATGGTCGTGGCGGTGGTCCTGGTCGTTCGGGTCAAGATCCGGCTCGGCCGGGTCCTGACCCGGGTCGTGATCGACGCCCCCGGGCACTGA
- a CDS encoding ABC transporter ATP-binding protein, with translation MGAEDPPDAGRDSFSSPPESDAIRVEDVSFRYRGAPRDAVDSVGLSVARGEIVGLLGPSGAGKSTLQRVLTRQLRDYRGQVSVLGRSLPSWGQEYFEAIGVGFELPNHYLKFTAYENLRFFASMYRKACQDPMELMARVGLERAAHARVETFSKGMRMRLNFVRAIQHDPEILYLDEPTAGLDPVNAGIVKGLIAELRSRGKTVVLTTHNMHDVDELCDRVSFLIGGRLVAMDAPAVLKARYGRRVVRVRHGADHREEQTEFPLDGLADNPGFLALLRAGNIRSIHSQEATLDQVFVDVTGTSLDGVAEP, from the coding sequence ATGGGAGCGGAAGACCCTCCGGACGCAGGCCGCGATTCGTTCAGCTCCCCGCCAGAATCTGATGCGATTCGGGTCGAGGACGTCAGCTTTCGCTATCGTGGCGCACCCCGCGACGCTGTCGATTCGGTCGGGCTCTCGGTGGCCCGTGGAGAGATCGTCGGACTGCTGGGCCCCTCGGGCGCCGGCAAGAGCACGCTGCAAAGGGTGCTGACCCGGCAGCTGCGCGATTATCGCGGGCAGGTGTCGGTCCTCGGCCGGTCGCTGCCGTCCTGGGGGCAGGAGTACTTCGAAGCGATCGGCGTTGGTTTCGAGCTGCCCAATCACTACCTCAAGTTCACCGCGTACGAGAATCTCCGCTTCTTCGCCTCGATGTACCGCAAGGCGTGCCAGGACCCCATGGAACTCATGGCGAGGGTGGGACTGGAACGGGCCGCGCATGCCAGAGTCGAGACATTCAGCAAAGGGATGCGGATGCGGCTCAACTTCGTGCGCGCCATTCAGCACGACCCGGAAATTCTCTATCTCGACGAACCGACCGCGGGGCTCGATCCCGTCAACGCGGGGATCGTGAAGGGGCTGATTGCCGAGTTGCGGTCGCGCGGCAAGACGGTCGTGCTGACCACGCACAACATGCACGACGTCGACGAGCTCTGCGATCGCGTTTCGTTTCTGATCGGCGGACGCCTCGTCGCGATGGATGCACCCGCCGTGCTCAAAGCGCGCTACGGTCGTCGTGTGGTGCGAGTCAGGCACGGGGCTGACCACCGCGAGGAGCAGACAGAGTTTCCACTGGACGGCTTGGCGGACAATCCAGGCTTTCTGGCCCTCCTCCGCGCCGGCAACATTCGCAGCATCCACAGCCAGGAGGCCACCCTCGATCAGGTCTTTGTCGACGTGACGGGTACTTCGCTCGATGGAGTCGCCGAGCCGTGA
- a CDS encoding lactate utilization protein produces the protein MSRDRILADVRAALLRVMPPPHHHPHPAWPVAAPGSWSSLLAQFRERFEGLGGQWHPAGDRAAVDAQLVAIARQYAGAVWVARDPDGLLDRLGVADTLVAAGVEVVRGFEGPEHADRLGLSITATTAAIAESGTFALIPSPGQGRLSSVIAPAHLTVLDPARVVATLGDFIRQAASALGSRQASAAVLVTGPSRTADIEGQLLVGVHGPGRVHCLPVGGA, from the coding sequence ATGAGCCGCGATCGGATTCTGGCCGACGTTCGTGCGGCACTCCTTCGAGTCATGCCGCCACCGCACCATCACCCGCACCCGGCCTGGCCGGTGGCAGCACCCGGGTCATGGTCATCGCTGCTGGCGCAGTTTCGCGAGCGGTTCGAGGGGCTGGGCGGCCAGTGGCACCCGGCGGGCGACCGTGCCGCTGTCGATGCGCAGCTGGTCGCAATTGCTCGGCAGTATGCGGGAGCCGTCTGGGTGGCGCGCGATCCCGACGGACTGCTCGATCGGCTCGGCGTTGCGGATACGCTGGTGGCGGCTGGGGTGGAGGTGGTGCGCGGCTTCGAGGGGCCTGAACACGCCGATCGCTTGGGGCTTTCGATTACCGCAACCACCGCGGCGATTGCCGAGTCGGGTACTTTTGCGCTGATTCCGAGTCCGGGGCAGGGGCGGCTGTCGAGTGTGATTGCCCCGGCGCACCTGACCGTCCTCGATCCGGCGCGGGTTGTGGCCACCTTGGGCGACTTCATCCGGCAGGCCGCAAGTGCGCTCGGCAGTCGACAGGCCAGCGCAGCCGTACTGGTGACCGGCCCCAGCCGCACCGCCGACATCGAGGGACAGCTGCTGGTGGGGGTCCATGGCCCGGGGCGGGTGCACTGTCTGCCCGTGGGCGGGGCCTGA
- a CDS encoding iron-sulfur cluster-binding protein: MKPAAERFHEQADRALDLVQLQGALHRTTSRFVDLRLAAVAERPDWESLRARARAARLEAISNLDRYLTQFEASVQANGGTVWWARTAEEACQHVTAIARRRGVTIAVKSKSMATEEIGLNQALEAAGVTPVETDLGEYIIQLAHDTPSHFLAPAIHWTKERVGDLFARTLDVPLTTEPGELTAIARRTLRKRFLTASMGITGANFAVAETGSIVVVENEGNARLSTSLPSVHVAVIGIDKIVPRFADLDPLLSVLPRSATGQRLSSYVSILNGMRRPGETDGPEEFHVVLLDNGRSRLLADPEARESLLCIRCAACLGVCPVYRRAGGHAYGWVYQGPIGAVVTPGLLGVEAAKELPFASSLCGACRDACPIKIDIPRMLLHFRKEAAALPPEPGTVGRWPLRLAAWIMASPVRFRLAGRMAYWLQRAAGGGQWLAPGPAAGWARWRSVPQLAARPLRDLVRDR, from the coding sequence ATGAAGCCTGCCGCCGAGCGGTTCCATGAGCAGGCTGATCGCGCGCTCGACCTGGTCCAGCTTCAGGGTGCATTGCATCGCACCACCTCCCGGTTCGTCGACCTCCGGCTTGCGGCGGTGGCCGAGCGGCCCGATTGGGAATCGCTCCGTGCTCGCGCCCGCGCGGCACGCCTCGAAGCCATCAGCAACCTCGATCGTTACCTGACCCAGTTCGAAGCGAGCGTCCAGGCCAACGGCGGCACGGTCTGGTGGGCCCGCACGGCGGAGGAGGCGTGCCAGCACGTCACGGCCATCGCCCGGCGTCGCGGCGTCACGATTGCGGTCAAGAGCAAGTCGATGGCGACCGAAGAGATCGGTCTCAATCAGGCACTCGAAGCAGCGGGTGTCACCCCGGTCGAAACCGATCTGGGTGAGTACATCATCCAACTGGCCCACGACACGCCGTCGCACTTTCTGGCGCCGGCAATCCATTGGACCAAGGAGCGAGTCGGCGATCTCTTTGCCCGAACGCTGGACGTGCCGCTGACGACCGAGCCTGGCGAACTGACCGCCATCGCCCGCCGAACCTTGCGCAAGCGATTCCTGACCGCCTCGATGGGCATCACCGGCGCCAACTTTGCTGTGGCCGAGACGGGGTCGATCGTGGTGGTGGAGAACGAGGGCAATGCTAGGCTGTCGACCTCACTGCCGTCGGTGCACGTGGCCGTGATCGGCATCGACAAGATCGTGCCGCGCTTCGCGGATCTGGACCCGCTGCTCAGCGTGCTGCCGAGGAGTGCGACCGGTCAGCGCCTGTCGAGTTACGTCAGTATTCTGAATGGGATGCGCCGACCCGGCGAGACCGACGGTCCGGAAGAGTTCCACGTCGTGCTGCTGGACAATGGCCGCTCACGCTTGCTGGCAGATCCGGAGGCGCGGGAGTCGCTGCTGTGCATTCGCTGCGCAGCCTGTCTTGGCGTCTGTCCGGTCTATCGCCGCGCGGGCGGGCACGCCTACGGGTGGGTCTACCAGGGACCGATCGGTGCTGTCGTCACGCCCGGATTGCTCGGCGTGGAGGCGGCCAAGGAACTGCCCTTTGCGTCGTCGCTCTGCGGCGCCTGTCGGGACGCCTGCCCGATCAAGATCGACATCCCGAGGATGCTACTTCACTTCCGGAAGGAAGCGGCTGCGCTGCCGCCCGAACCCGGGACCGTCGGGCGCTGGCCGCTTCGGCTGGCGGCCTGGATCATGGCCTCGCCGGTCCGGTTTCGCCTGGCCGGCCGGATGGCGTATTGGCTGCAGCGTGCTGCCGGAGGAGGCCAGTGGCTGGCGCCGGGACCTGCTGCCGGCTGGGCGCGATGGCGCTCGGTTCCACAGCTGGCGGCCCGTCCGCTTCGCGATCTGGTGAGGGATCGATGA
- a CDS encoding (Fe-S)-binding protein encodes MRIALFATCVVDQVLPDIGLAALTVLDRIGCSAEFPAAQTCCGQPFYNAGHRGEAAKLARATVKILDDFDAVVVPSGSCAAMIRVHYADLLPAGDPSHDAARSVAAKTFEFSEFVSQQPRAAELTSACAARVTMHDGCHSLRELGVRDQPRRLLRKVEGCELVELDDRQACCGFGGSFSVSFDRISASMGNAKVDAIAATGAEAVVSCDPSCLLQIKGILDRRGLDVEVLHLAQVLAADPGAP; translated from the coding sequence ATGCGCATCGCGCTCTTTGCCACCTGTGTGGTCGATCAGGTACTGCCCGACATTGGCCTGGCAGCGCTCACCGTGCTCGACCGGATCGGGTGCTCGGCCGAGTTTCCCGCGGCCCAGACCTGCTGCGGGCAGCCGTTCTATAATGCGGGGCATCGTGGTGAAGCGGCCAAGCTCGCCCGCGCGACCGTAAAGATACTCGATGATTTCGACGCCGTCGTCGTGCCGTCTGGATCATGCGCAGCCATGATCCGGGTTCACTACGCCGACCTGCTCCCCGCCGGAGACCCGAGTCACGATGCCGCCCGATCCGTGGCGGCCAAGACGTTCGAATTCAGCGAGTTCGTCAGTCAGCAGCCGCGAGCGGCAGAGCTCACGTCCGCCTGCGCCGCCCGCGTCACGATGCACGACGGGTGTCACTCGCTCCGGGAACTCGGTGTGCGAGATCAGCCTCGGCGCTTGCTCCGCAAGGTGGAGGGATGTGAGCTCGTCGAGCTGGACGATCGGCAGGCGTGCTGCGGTTTCGGCGGCAGCTTCTCGGTGTCCTTCGACAGGATCTCGGCCAGCATGGGCAACGCGAAAGTCGACGCCATCGCGGCCACCGGGGCGGAGGCTGTGGTGTCCTGCGATCCATCCTGCCTGCTCCAGATCAAGGGCATTCTCGATCGGCGCGGCCTGGACGTCGAAGTGCTTCATCTCGCCCAGGTGCTCGCCGCTGATCCGGGCGCGCCATGA
- a CDS encoding YdcF family protein: MNPRVRQSAAQAGLGAVATAGLLYPLHAMGIDSLIGMTFPAWHAALFAAGMLLGGMGLVRWLAGTAGLALLLLLVVEQIPAPSRWARQFIREDPLPAAPVDGIVVLSASVNTDGLINPPGLDRLREGIRLHQLGVSNRLILSSIQWDDRPDVRSDSDQRAIVAGSGTTPELHIVPDVGSTRTEALRIAELAKSHGWTSIVLVTSPTHTRRACASFEAVGFAVVCRPSPDRTIAWGHLGAPADRSAAFGLWLYELLGWWKYRAAGWIRPEVSR, encoded by the coding sequence ATGAACCCCAGGGTCAGACAGTCTGCAGCACAGGCAGGATTGGGCGCGGTTGCCACCGCAGGCTTACTCTATCCGCTGCACGCCATGGGGATCGACAGCCTGATCGGGATGACGTTCCCGGCCTGGCATGCGGCATTATTTGCGGCGGGTATGTTGCTCGGGGGGATGGGTTTGGTGCGGTGGCTGGCCGGGACCGCCGGTCTTGCGCTCCTCCTGCTCCTCGTGGTCGAGCAGATCCCCGCGCCGTCCAGGTGGGCCCGCCAGTTTATTCGGGAGGATCCCCTGCCAGCCGCCCCGGTCGACGGTATCGTCGTGCTTTCGGCGTCGGTCAATACCGACGGCCTGATCAATCCGCCTGGCCTCGACCGATTGCGAGAAGGCATTCGACTTCATCAGCTGGGCGTCTCCAATCGCCTCATCCTCTCGAGCATCCAATGGGACGACCGGCCCGATGTGCGGTCCGATTCAGACCAGCGCGCCATCGTGGCTGGCTCAGGAACCACGCCGGAGCTTCATATCGTGCCTGATGTCGGCTCGACACGTACCGAGGCGCTGCGCATTGCGGAACTCGCCAAGTCCCACGGCTGGACGTCCATCGTCCTGGTGACCTCACCGACCCATACCCGACGCGCCTGCGCGTCCTTCGAGGCGGTCGGGTTTGCCGTCGTCTGTCGACCCAGTCCAGACCGCACCATCGCGTGGGGCCATTTGGGCGCCCCTGCCGACCGGTCGGCTGCGTTCGGGCTCTGGCTGTATGAACTGCTTGGTTGGTGGAAGTACCGCGCCGCAGGGTGGATTCGGCCCGAAGTTTCACGCTGA
- a CDS encoding M55 family metallopeptidase gives MNSRTARTALWIGGIAVLAVGALWAVTTRAAQPQAVRVLVYHDMEGLAGQDDPRTYRFVHRDYYARGQKMLVADLNAVIAGLFDGGATVVHVVDAHGSGNPDPDVLTAELDPRAKQVFRDAPFHSYDDVVAPNQYDAVVAVGMHAKTGSGGFASHTYTIGIELRLNGQSITESELVAYSWGRVDVPMIMVTGDDKLKQDLSTMPWLQYVVTKTATAADSAILRPVDEVHAEMRSAAKQAVENRGQAKVMKLEGPITAALHAVPPASLRVLEGVPGINYRDNTVEFVAQDFKSAYRGLVALIGVATQSFSGLYREMHAARPEAEARALSLEFSDRLFQRWMDVESGRWQPPPPPPAVARKYHGAN, from the coding sequence ATGAACAGTCGCACTGCGCGAACCGCACTCTGGATCGGTGGCATTGCGGTTCTGGCCGTGGGTGCCCTCTGGGCTGTCACGACACGCGCCGCCCAGCCCCAGGCCGTTCGGGTGCTGGTCTATCATGATATGGAGGGCTTGGCCGGCCAGGACGATCCACGCACCTACCGGTTCGTTCATCGGGACTACTACGCCCGAGGTCAGAAGATGCTGGTCGCCGACCTCAATGCCGTCATCGCCGGCCTCTTCGACGGCGGCGCAACGGTGGTTCACGTCGTCGACGCCCACGGCAGCGGCAATCCCGATCCCGATGTGCTGACGGCGGAGCTCGACCCCCGGGCCAAGCAGGTCTTTCGAGACGCTCCCTTCCATTCCTACGATGATGTCGTGGCCCCCAATCAGTACGACGCCGTGGTGGCCGTCGGGATGCATGCCAAGACGGGCAGCGGCGGGTTCGCGTCGCATACCTACACCATCGGGATCGAGCTGCGCCTCAACGGGCAATCGATCACCGAGTCCGAGCTGGTGGCGTACAGCTGGGGCCGCGTCGATGTACCCATGATCATGGTCACCGGTGACGACAAGCTGAAACAGGATCTCTCGACCATGCCCTGGCTCCAGTACGTCGTCACCAAAACCGCCACGGCCGCGGACTCGGCGATCCTCCGCCCCGTCGATGAAGTTCATGCGGAGATGCGGAGTGCTGCCAAGCAGGCGGTCGAGAATCGCGGCCAGGCCAAGGTCATGAAGCTGGAAGGCCCGATCACCGCGGCCCTGCATGCCGTACCCCCAGCCAGCTTGCGCGTGCTCGAGGGCGTTCCGGGAATCAACTACCGGGACAACACGGTCGAGTTCGTGGCGCAGGATTTCAAGAGCGCCTATCGCGGCCTGGTGGCCCTGATTGGCGTGGCAACGCAATCGTTCTCCGGCCTGTACCGCGAAATGCACGCTGCTCGTCCCGAGGCCGAGGCCAGAGCGCTCTCGCTCGAGTTCTCGGACCGGCTGTTTCAGCGCTGGATGGACGTTGAATCCGGGCGCTGGCAGCCGCCGCCACCACCGCCCGCCGTGGCGCGCAAGTATCACGGCGCGAATTGA